Proteins encoded by one window of Porphyrobacter sp. YT40:
- a CDS encoding ATP-binding protein, which yields MGSSQTFPIAGISLAAVTFAALLMLGIDVVIALAVLTVWVGSLLVAAGRPPEPPKAKTKARLTLESISDLIENSSIPLVITDRNTIALANNAARRMLGPHVIGQDTRVALRNPEAISLLGDNAQNEAIVRGLVRRGDIWQINRQMIDERMAILEFINQTAEADISRAHTDFVANASHELRTPLAAILGYVETLQEGDGKLDTPTARKFLGIIEREAQRLHALVSDLMSLSRVEAEKHDLPTTRIDLAALVERAARDAAGSNRIERLVLDIAAEPVVLGDTQQLEQVVRNLVDNALKYGAADAPVTVELNLAQGDLARIAVQDQGEGIAPEQIPHLTRRFYRTDPGRSRASGGTGLGLAIVKHIVERHRGRLDITSTLGKGTRVVVRLPLAEPEAQAADSPPETDQEAPRAPETEQLS from the coding sequence GCAGCCAGACCTTTCCCATCGCCGGCATCAGCCTTGCGGCGGTGACCTTTGCGGCGCTGCTGATGCTCGGCATCGATGTGGTGATCGCGCTGGCGGTGCTGACGGTGTGGGTCGGATCGCTGCTGGTCGCCGCGGGCCGCCCGCCCGAGCCGCCCAAAGCGAAGACGAAGGCGCGCCTTACCCTCGAATCGATCAGCGACCTGATCGAGAATTCATCTATCCCGCTGGTCATCACCGATCGCAACACCATCGCCCTTGCCAACAATGCCGCGCGCCGGATGCTGGGGCCGCACGTTATCGGACAGGACACGCGCGTCGCGCTGCGCAATCCCGAGGCGATCTCGCTGCTCGGCGACAATGCCCAGAACGAGGCAATCGTGCGTGGTTTGGTGCGGCGCGGGGACATCTGGCAGATCAATCGCCAGATGATCGACGAGCGGATGGCGATTCTCGAATTCATCAACCAGACCGCCGAGGCCGACATCAGCCGCGCGCACACCGATTTCGTCGCCAATGCCAGCCACGAGCTGCGCACCCCGCTCGCGGCGATCCTCGGCTATGTCGAGACCTTGCAGGAAGGCGACGGCAAGCTCGACACGCCGACCGCGCGCAAGTTCCTCGGCATCATCGAGCGCGAGGCGCAGCGGCTGCACGCGCTGGTGAGTGATCTCATGAGCCTCAGCCGGGTCGAGGCGGAAAAGCACGATCTGCCCACCACCCGCATCGATCTGGCCGCACTGGTCGAACGCGCCGCGCGCGATGCGGCGGGATCGAACCGGATCGAACGGCTGGTGCTCGACATTGCGGCAGAGCCGGTCGTGCTCGGCGATACCCAGCAGCTGGAACAGGTGGTGCGCAACCTCGTCGACAATGCGCTCAAATATGGCGCGGCGGATGCGCCGGTGACCGTGGAGCTCAATCTGGCGCAGGGCGATCTGGCGCGGATCGCGGTGCAGGATCAGGGCGAAGGCATCGCGCCCGAACAGATCCCGCATCTCACCCGCCGCTTCTACCGCACCGATCCGGGCCGCAGCCGCGCCTCGGGCGGGACCGGGCTGGGCCTTGCCATCGTCAAGCATATTGTGGAACGCCATCGCGGGCGGCTCGACATCACCAGCACTCTGGGCAAAGGCACCCGCGTGGTGGTGCGGCTGCCGCTGGCCGAGCCCGAAGCGCAGGCTGCCGACAGCCCGCCAGAGACCGATCAGGAGGCCCCGCGCGCGCCGGAAACCGAACAACTGTCATAA